One genomic segment of Pseudomonadota bacterium includes these proteins:
- a CDS encoding ATP-binding protein, whose amino-acid sequence MEKKIEGEVQPDEIAKPANADSIPTLIEFVSVRVREAGFEDNKIMDIGLAVEEALQNIIHFACPDGKGEIRITFNVHDSGTLLIEIIDSGVPFNILLAGTFAELEDFFEPGKVPFNKMMKKAIKNIEYRRGTDRNTLLFTIPPNSAGTR is encoded by the coding sequence ATGGAAAAGAAAATTGAAGGCGAAGTACAACCGGACGAAATTGCTAAACCGGCAAATGCTGATTCAATTCCAACCCTTATTGAGTTTGTATCTGTCCGTGTACGGGAGGCAGGCTTTGAAGATAATAAAATCATGGACATTGGGCTTGCTGTTGAAGAGGCCCTCCAGAACATTATACATTTCGCCTGTCCTGACGGAAAAGGTGAAATCAGGATAACCTTTAATGTACATGACAGCGGCACGCTTCTTATTGAAATTATAGATTCAGGAGTGCCTTTTAATATTCTTTTAGCCGGTACTTTCGCTGAGTTAGAAGATTTCTTCGAGCCCGGAAAGGTGCCGTTCAACAAAATGATGAAAAAGGCGATTAAAAATATAGAGTACAGGAGAGGTACAGATAGAAACACCCTCCTTTTTACTATCCCGCCGAACTCAGCGGGTACAAGATAG
- a CDS encoding NADH:flavin oxidoreductase, whose amino-acid sequence MPGLFESTFIKNMMLTNRIIRSATWEGLAGENGSVTQRLIDMYVQLSQGGIGLIITGHAYVNPEGQATPWQLGAYSDKLIPGLTEMTKTVHETGGKIIIQLAHAGSYAASLLSGLDPIGPSPVERESELFGKEMTRDNIKKIIQAFSDAAVRSQVAGFDGIQVHGAHGYLMSQFLSPFFNKRKDEYGGDIDNRTRFTMEILEAIRKAVGPDFPVLIKLNSEDFLTDGLTVEDMLYTAAMLEENGIDAIEMSGGTIVSGKNIPSRATKPDSGQPEVYYEAAARQYKKEIRVPLILVGGIRTLETAERLVAEGVADYIALSRPLIREPNLVNRWKSGDRRAAVCVSDNGCFKPCFEGKGICCTVKARLGG is encoded by the coding sequence GTGCCCGGACTTTTTGAATCAACATTTATTAAAAATATGATGCTGACAAATCGTATTATCCGCTCAGCTACGTGGGAAGGTCTGGCTGGGGAAAACGGCTCTGTCACCCAAAGATTGATCGACATGTATGTGCAACTTTCCCAAGGCGGAATAGGGCTTATTATCACAGGTCATGCCTATGTGAACCCTGAAGGACAAGCCACCCCCTGGCAGCTTGGGGCATATTCCGACAAACTGATCCCAGGACTAACAGAAATGACAAAAACTGTCCATGAAACAGGCGGGAAGATTATAATTCAGCTTGCTCATGCAGGATCTTACGCAGCCTCGCTTCTCAGTGGGCTTGATCCCATCGGACCATCACCTGTAGAAAGAGAATCTGAATTATTCGGAAAGGAGATGACCCGAGACAACATAAAAAAAATAATACAAGCCTTTTCCGATGCAGCGGTCCGTTCGCAGGTAGCCGGCTTTGATGGCATACAGGTTCACGGAGCCCACGGTTATCTTATGAGCCAATTCCTTTCCCCCTTTTTTAATAAGAGAAAAGATGAATATGGAGGAGATATTGATAATCGCACGAGGTTCACCATGGAAATTCTCGAAGCAATCCGGAAGGCTGTAGGCCCAGATTTCCCTGTACTAATCAAACTCAATTCCGAGGATTTTCTTACAGATGGCCTCACTGTGGAAGATATGCTTTATACGGCCGCAATGCTTGAGGAAAACGGCATCGACGCTATTGAGATGAGCGGTGGAACAATAGTTTCGGGCAAGAACATACCTTCCCGTGCAACAAAACCTGATTCGGGGCAGCCCGAGGTCTACTACGAGGCAGCGGCAAGACAATATAAAAAGGAAATCCGGGTACCCCTTATACTTGTCGGAGGCATACGCACCCTTGAGACAGCTGAAAGGCTTGTAGCTGAAGGTGTGGCAGATTATATCGCCCTATCAAGACCTCTCATCCGTGAACCAAACCTCGTCAATCGATGGAAATCCGGCGACAGGAGAGCAGCGGTGTGCGTCTCCGACAATGGATGCTTTAAACCCTGTTTTGAAGGAAAAGGTATTTGCTGTACCGTAAAGGCCCGCCTTGGGGGATGA
- a CDS encoding sensor domain-containing diguanylate cyclase: MINIKDIDGHKQISDDLLETKERLQAIMDASPVAISWADFEGNIEYNNRKHFELFGYTIEEIPTIQEWRRLAYPNSAYRDSIPLLFNAITEAQKKYKEMTPIEATITCKDGSICHVTQMGTLVSNRILAIYNDITELKHYQTFLENLSATDGLTGISNRRRFDDFLEQEWRRAMRSRTPLSLILMDIDLFKEFNDNYGHLAGDDCLRQLAQCLAGIIRRSIDLAARYGGEEFACILPDTDFDGAMWVANRIQQKINDMNIPYAFSPVANHVTISIGVTTLIPEPGQPFLDLLQNADKLLYMAKQEGRNQIRGRL; encoded by the coding sequence ATGATTAACATAAAAGACATTGACGGACACAAACAGATCAGTGATGATCTTCTGGAAACCAAGGAAAGACTTCAGGCCATTATGGACGCCTCGCCCGTGGCTATTTCCTGGGCTGATTTTGAGGGAAACATCGAATACAACAACCGTAAGCATTTTGAACTCTTTGGTTATACAATTGAAGAAATTCCCACTATCCAGGAATGGCGCCGCCTGGCTTATCCTAATTCGGCCTACCGTGATTCAATCCCTCTTTTATTTAATGCCATAACTGAGGCGCAAAAAAAATACAAAGAGATGACGCCTATCGAAGCTACCATTACCTGTAAGGATGGCTCTATATGCCATGTGACACAAATGGGGACGCTGGTCTCCAACCGAATCCTGGCTATCTATAATGACATTACAGAGTTAAAACACTACCAGACTTTTTTGGAAAATCTTTCAGCTACAGACGGTTTGACCGGTATTTCCAACCGACGGCGTTTCGATGATTTCCTCGAGCAGGAATGGCGTCGTGCAATGCGCAGTAGAACTCCCCTATCGCTTATTCTTATGGATATTGATTTGTTCAAGGAATTCAATGACAATTACGGGCATTTAGCCGGCGATGACTGCCTCCGACAACTTGCACAGTGTCTGGCAGGAATAATCAGGCGATCAATCGACCTTGCTGCCCGTTATGGCGGAGAAGAATTTGCCTGTATATTGCCCGATACCGATTTCGACGGGGCTATGTGGGTTGCAAACCGGATCCAGCAAAAGATAAATGACATGAATATTCCCTACGCCTTTTCTCCAGTGGCAAACCATGTAACCATAAGTATAGGCGTTACAACACTGATACCAGAGCCCGGACAACCGTTTTTAGATTTGCTTCAAAATGCTGATAAGCTTCTTTATATGGCCAAGCAGGAGGGGCGCAACCAGATAAGAGGTAGATTGTAA
- a CDS encoding DNA internalization-related competence protein ComEC/Rec2 encodes MAFITDLDLNIGDKIRFYGKIRELSPAFNNPSTTSWKWLKKLEGINYEMKGTVITVLPGRNFIQTLRNKLKKTIEDSGAKQQDVIKALTIGDKTSLNENTINLFLKTGTSHILAISGLHVGIITGFFFFILCWLLGRFRTLKLSGRHTKYASLMTIPFPFIFMIISGSSVSTIRATIMITVFMLSLFFEKQREITNTIALSALIILLIYPHSLFMPSFQLSFMSVLFIVIIMGKLYPYIKLKNTYIKWLSTSALTTVAATIGTLPIVIYHFYGINPFCMIHNIISIPVMCMVSIPVSFSGMILPYGWYLLRLAGELLNLNIAALSYLDIGYIFPIIRPNLFEMLLFYALLLCIIFFKKKLVLSLLIIIIIPLTIVQISIVCKDRFNNNISLNFIDVGIGEAILVEAPKGIRMLIDAGGDFRGNFDTGRAIVTPILLSRKILTLDYVINTHPHSDHAGGIPYILNTFKVKTFVTGGYYSNDSAFMEIHKIVKDKKINFQLWKQGNKISINNDTQILVMNPQKDFQGDDLNNSSLVLKFIYKNTSFLLTGDIGSEVEEKLILSGMPLASKIMKIPHHGSKHSSSPPFLFAVKPDIAILSVGSGIKGLPSEEAIERYKMLSIPVLRTDKNGFIQISSDGDRITGIKSYRQ; translated from the coding sequence GTGGCTTTTATAACAGACCTGGATTTAAACATAGGCGACAAAATTCGCTTTTATGGCAAAATAAGGGAACTGTCTCCTGCATTTAACAACCCCTCTACTACATCATGGAAATGGCTAAAAAAATTGGAAGGGATCAACTATGAGATGAAAGGCACGGTGATTACCGTTCTGCCGGGGAGAAATTTTATACAAACATTGAGGAATAAACTCAAAAAAACCATTGAGGATTCCGGCGCGAAGCAACAGGATGTGATAAAGGCGCTTACCATAGGCGATAAAACATCACTTAATGAAAATACTATAAACCTTTTTCTTAAAACAGGGACTTCGCATATCCTCGCCATATCAGGCTTACACGTCGGCATAATAACAGGTTTTTTCTTCTTCATACTTTGTTGGTTACTGGGAAGATTCCGCACACTGAAGCTATCCGGTAGACATACAAAATATGCATCACTTATGACAATCCCATTCCCCTTTATATTTATGATAATTTCCGGTTCAAGTGTATCAACAATCAGGGCAACCATTATGATAACAGTCTTCATGCTTTCCCTCTTTTTTGAGAAGCAGAGAGAGATTACAAACACTATTGCCTTGAGCGCCCTCATCATTCTTCTAATATACCCCCACTCTCTGTTTATGCCCTCTTTTCAATTGTCTTTTATGAGTGTTCTTTTTATCGTGATAATCATGGGAAAATTGTATCCTTATATAAAACTCAAAAATACATACATCAAATGGCTTTCAACATCAGCTTTAACAACAGTGGCTGCAACCATCGGAACATTGCCCATCGTTATATATCATTTCTACGGTATTAATCCTTTCTGTATGATCCATAACATAATTTCAATTCCTGTTATGTGCATGGTTTCTATCCCTGTCAGTTTTTCAGGTATGATATTGCCTTATGGCTGGTATTTACTACGTCTTGCAGGAGAGCTTTTAAACCTGAACATCGCTGCATTAAGTTACCTCGATATAGGATATATATTCCCAATTATAAGACCGAACCTTTTTGAAATGCTGTTATTCTATGCACTACTTCTTTGCATAATTTTTTTTAAGAAAAAGCTCGTCCTGAGTCTCTTAATTATTATTATAATTCCCCTAACAATAGTCCAGATCTCAATTGTTTGCAAAGATAGGTTCAATAATAACATTTCTCTGAATTTCATAGATGTCGGGATAGGAGAAGCTATCCTCGTGGAAGCGCCTAAGGGCATCAGGATGCTTATTGACGCCGGAGGTGATTTCAGGGGTAACTTTGATACAGGCAGGGCTATCGTAACACCAATCCTTCTGTCAAGAAAGATTCTCACATTAGATTATGTAATCAACACCCATCCGCATAGCGATCATGCTGGCGGGATTCCGTACATTTTAAATACCTTTAAGGTAAAAACATTCGTTACAGGAGGGTATTATTCAAACGATTCAGCATTTATGGAAATCCACAAAATTGTAAAAGATAAAAAAATAAATTTTCAGTTGTGGAAACAGGGCAATAAAATCAGTATTAATAATGATACACAGATACTTGTTATGAACCCTCAGAAGGATTTTCAGGGCGATGATTTGAACAATTCATCGCTTGTCCTGAAATTTATATATAAAAACACCTCTTTTCTTCTTACAGGAGATATCGGATCAGAGGTTGAGGAAAAACTGATATTATCGGGCATGCCCCTTGCGTCAAAGATCATGAAAATACCCCATCACGGGAGCAAGCATTCAAGCAGCCCCCCATTCCTTTTTGCAGTCAAACCGGACATAGCCATATTAAGCGTAGGGAGCGGGATAAAAGGACTACCGTCAGAAGAAGCTATTGAGAGGTATAAAATGCTCTCTATACCCGTCTTGAGAACTGATAAAAATGGATTTATTCAAATAAGTTCTGACGGGGACAGGATTACCGGTATCAAGTCATACCGGCAATAA
- the budA gene encoding acetolactate decarboxylase translates to MSGNQYLSRLELHLSDELLIKLKNATERTGCSEAELVDRALRRFFNDKQAGISVYLSAPINALVEGFYVENTTIADIKRHGDFGLGTFNYLDGEMVLLDGIVYQIRSDGYVYNIGDNEQSPFACVTFFNPDTFDDISGSIDSTDFYSFLNNLIPSENMLYAIRIDGIFNHVRTRAVPKSQNYRPLVEATKNQPVFDFHDVEGSLAGFYTPRFMESLNAPGYHMHFLTEDRRHGGHLIECSLKKARIGIQHVPKLEVGLPITLDYLTADLTRDIGKDLDKAER, encoded by the coding sequence ATGTCCGGCAATCAATACCTTTCAAGACTTGAGCTTCATTTGTCTGATGAACTCCTTATAAAGTTAAAAAATGCAACTGAACGCACAGGTTGTTCAGAAGCAGAGCTTGTCGACCGGGCGCTTCGTAGATTCTTCAATGATAAACAGGCCGGTATCTCCGTCTATCTTTCTGCACCAATCAATGCTCTTGTAGAAGGTTTTTATGTAGAGAACACAACAATAGCCGATATAAAAAGACACGGCGATTTTGGTCTGGGAACCTTCAATTATCTGGACGGGGAAATGGTTTTGCTTGACGGCATTGTCTACCAGATCAGATCTGACGGATATGTTTATAACATCGGGGACAATGAGCAATCACCTTTTGCCTGTGTGACCTTTTTTAATCCTGATACATTTGACGATATCAGCGGCAGTATCGATTCAACAGATTTTTATAGCTTCCTTAACAATCTCATACCTTCAGAGAATATGCTTTACGCTATTCGTATAGACGGTATCTTCAACCACGTAAGAACAAGGGCTGTTCCAAAATCCCAAAATTACAGGCCTCTTGTGGAAGCAACAAAAAATCAGCCTGTTTTTGATTTCCACGATGTTGAGGGTTCTTTGGCAGGCTTCTATACACCGCGCTTTATGGAATCTCTAAATGCCCCCGGCTATCACATGCACTTCCTCACAGAAGACCGCCGGCATGGAGGACATTTAATTGAATGCTCATTAAAAAAGGCACGCATAGGCATTCAACATGTACCCAAATTGGAAGTAGGGTTGCCCATTACACTTGATTATCTTACTGCTGATCTGACGCGGGATATCGGTAAGGATTTAGATAAAGCAGAGAGATAA
- a CDS encoding response regulator: MKNSGMYDHDQSKERIKQTEEAYRDFYENAIMGIAQVALEGKYLNANRSLARMHGFESPEEMIGSINNIGQELFVNPEDFKGFIKILKTKNILKGYEIQLYRKDKSKIWLSMNIRTVRDASGKILYYECIAEDITERKRLESQFIQSQKMEAVGTLAGGIAHDFNNLLMGIQGYASLVLYSMEPNHPHYDKLKSIEDLVRNGADLTRQLLGFARGGKYEVKQVDLNEVIHKTSTMFGRTKKDITVHYKKARDIYIVEVDHGQIEQVMFNLYVNAWQSMPAGGDLYIETKNITLDEGYVKPYTVKPGEYVKVSVTDTGPGMDERTRERIFEPFFTTKEMGRGSGLGLASIYGIIKNHLGFINVYSEKGHGTTFNVYLPALVKEVERNKKSVRAIKGSENILIVDDEAAVISVCRELLETLGYKVITASSGEDAVEIYRSKKEEIDIVILDMIMPDIGGGEAFALMKIINPYVKVILSSGYSLNGQAAGIMKQGCKSFIQKPFSIDELSKKVREVLDSNYDEER, encoded by the coding sequence ATGAAAAACTCAGGGATGTATGATCATGACCAGTCAAAAGAAAGGATAAAACAAACCGAAGAAGCATATCGAGATTTTTATGAAAATGCCATTATGGGTATTGCTCAAGTTGCCTTGGAAGGTAAATATCTTAATGCAAACAGGTCATTAGCCCGTATGCACGGTTTTGAATCGCCCGAAGAAATGATCGGGAGTATTAATAATATCGGACAAGAACTGTTTGTGAACCCTGAAGATTTTAAGGGTTTTATAAAAATATTGAAGACGAAGAACATCTTAAAAGGATATGAAATCCAGCTATACCGAAAGGACAAAAGCAAGATATGGCTTTCAATGAATATACGTACTGTTCGTGATGCTTCCGGTAAAATACTCTATTATGAATGTATAGCGGAAGATATTACCGAACGTAAACGGCTCGAATCTCAGTTTATTCAATCACAAAAAATGGAAGCAGTAGGCACGCTTGCCGGTGGTATAGCCCATGATTTTAACAACCTCCTCATGGGAATACAGGGATATGCATCGCTCGTTCTTTACAGCATGGAACCCAATCATCCTCATTATGACAAGTTAAAGAGCATAGAGGATCTTGTAAGGAACGGCGCCGACCTGACGAGACAACTCCTTGGATTTGCACGGGGTGGAAAATATGAAGTTAAGCAGGTGGACTTAAATGAAGTCATTCATAAAACTTCTACGATGTTTGGCCGTACGAAAAAGGATATTACAGTACACTATAAAAAGGCAAGGGACATTTATATCGTTGAAGTAGACCATGGGCAAATCGAGCAGGTGATGTTTAATCTTTACGTAAATGCCTGGCAGTCCATGCCTGCCGGAGGCGATCTCTATATTGAAACAAAGAACATTACTCTCGATGAAGGTTATGTAAAACCTTATACTGTAAAGCCTGGAGAATATGTAAAGGTTTCTGTAACTGATACAGGACCGGGTATGGATGAGAGGACAAGGGAAAGGATTTTTGAGCCTTTTTTTACCACAAAAGAGATGGGCAGAGGCTCAGGCCTCGGGCTTGCATCCATCTATGGCATTATTAAAAATCATCTTGGCTTTATCAACGTTTATAGTGAAAAAGGTCATGGAACAACGTTTAATGTTTACCTCCCCGCTTTGGTGAAAGAAGTTGAAAGGAACAAGAAATCGGTACGAGCTATAAAAGGAAGTGAGAATATCCTCATAGTAGATGATGAAGCTGCGGTAATAAGCGTTTGCAGGGAACTTCTTGAAACATTGGGTTATAAGGTGATAACAGCAAGTAGCGGGGAGGATGCTGTTGAAATATACAGGTCGAAAAAAGAAGAAATAGATATAGTTATTCTTGATATGATCATGCCGGATATAGGCGGTGGAGAGGCTTTTGCGCTTATGAAAATAATAAATCCTTATGTCAAGGTGATCCTGTCGAGCGGATATAGTCTGAATGGTCAGGCAGCCGGTATCATGAAACAGGGATGCAAGTCATTTATACAAAAGCCTTTCAGTATAGATGAGCTTTCCAAAAAGGTCAGAGAAGTGCTTGATTCAAACTATGATGAAGAAAGGTGA
- a CDS encoding cytochrome c biogenesis protein CcdA, with protein MISGGIISFIDFSGIVAFGSGLLSFFSLCVLPLIPSYLIFISGITFDNYNELETKKYRKIVLIHSLAFAAGFSFVFVALGLSSSIIGGILSEYQSYITKIGGVLLVIMGLFYLNIINIPIMNREKVIHLKEKPLGIFGSFIVGITFSFGWTPCIGPALSSILIIASAAKNIWKGAYLLSLYSLGLAIPFIMSALLFDRLLGFLKKFGYLVKYSMKILGVLLIIIGILLFTSYFSTLSLWVGQLFPL; from the coding sequence ATGATTTCAGGAGGTATAATCTCTTTCATAGATTTTAGCGGAATAGTCGCCTTCGGCTCAGGTCTTTTGTCTTTTTTCAGTCTCTGTGTCCTGCCTCTGATCCCATCCTATTTAATTTTTATCAGCGGGATAACGTTTGATAATTATAATGAACTTGAAACAAAAAAATACAGAAAAATCGTCCTCATACACTCCCTGGCTTTTGCTGCCGGTTTTTCATTTGTTTTTGTAGCACTTGGGCTGTCATCTTCCATTATTGGTGGTATTCTGTCTGAATACCAATCATATATCACAAAAATTGGTGGCGTGTTACTTGTAATCATGGGTCTTTTTTATCTGAACATTATAAATATACCCATTATGAACCGGGAAAAGGTTATCCATCTTAAAGAAAAGCCTCTTGGCATTTTTGGTTCATTCATTGTGGGAATAACATTTTCTTTCGGCTGGACGCCTTGTATCGGACCAGCACTATCTTCCATACTGATCATTGCTTCGGCTGCAAAAAACATTTGGAAGGGCGCCTACCTTCTCAGCCTTTACTCGTTGGGGCTTGCGATTCCTTTTATCATGTCCGCCCTACTTTTTGACAGGCTCCTCGGCTTCTTAAAAAAATTCGGGTACTTAGTCAAATACTCAATGAAGATATTAGGTGTGCTCCTGATAATAATCGGTATTTTGCTCTTCACTTCTTATTTCAGTACGTTAAGCCTCTGGGTGGGACAGTTGTTCCCTTTGTAG
- a CDS encoding UDP-2,3-diacylglucosamine diphosphatase: MRIIFFSDAHLNKKDDGRTGFLVRFINDVCQDADMLVIVGDLFEFYHGYDGYIYPWYKEVIDALKTTAAKGKRVYFIEGNHEFHMGSFFETYTGIKCMDELTIDIDNKKFLITHGYQIKRNYLVKALKTPFIYGIMDMFGPVLTWKIAAISGAFLSRKTKPFIKNVMDLFRQFALKKFDDGYDAVILAHSHIPDKMEYNSENTKKYYLNTGDIIKSSTYVEYNTETGFEIKKYS, encoded by the coding sequence ATGAGAATAATCTTTTTTTCCGATGCCCATCTCAACAAAAAAGATGATGGAAGAACAGGTTTTCTCGTTCGATTTATCAATGATGTATGTCAAGATGCAGACATGCTGGTTATCGTCGGAGACTTATTTGAATTCTACCACGGCTATGACGGGTACATCTACCCCTGGTATAAGGAAGTCATAGATGCGCTGAAAACCACTGCTGCCAAAGGTAAACGTGTATACTTCATAGAAGGAAATCATGAATTTCACATGGGCAGCTTTTTCGAAACATATACGGGCATCAAATGCATGGACGAGCTGACCATAGATATTGACAACAAAAAGTTTTTAATTACCCACGGCTATCAAATAAAGAGAAATTATCTTGTCAAAGCCCTGAAAACCCCTTTTATTTATGGAATAATGGATATGTTCGGGCCGGTCCTTACATGGAAAATTGCTGCAATTTCAGGAGCATTTTTATCCAGGAAGACAAAACCCTTCATTAAAAACGTAATGGATCTCTTCAGACAATTCGCCCTAAAAAAGTTTGACGACGGCTATGATGCTGTTATACTTGCACACTCACACATACCCGATAAAATGGAGTACAATTCAGAAAACACAAAAAAATACTATCTTAATACAGGCGATATTATCAAGTCCTCAACATATGTGGAATATAACACCGAAACAGGGTTCGAAATAAAAAAGTACTCATAA
- the rfbD gene encoding dTDP-4-dehydrorhamnose reductase, protein MKIIIIGGKGLIAKNILTHLSACHKVITVDIDEWDIADKEKGKEFLQQYLPDAVINLAAITNVDGCEDSVELARIVNGEAPGFIAEACEKYHVKLVHLSTDYVFNGKKGAPYTEEDTPDPQSVYGMTKLAGERNVMEKNPSSLIIRAQWLYGDGGENFITKITKIADEKGMVEVVDDQRGMPTYAKDLALPLKTLIENNNSGIYHIANRGSCTWFEFAREIFSQLHMEIEVKPITSARLNRRARRPVYSVYDCSKFQRDTGIVMRSWQEALKEYLS, encoded by the coding sequence ATGAAAATTATTATAATCGGAGGCAAAGGCTTAATAGCAAAAAATATTTTAACGCATCTCAGCGCCTGCCACAAAGTGATCACCGTAGACATTGACGAGTGGGATATTGCGGATAAAGAAAAAGGTAAAGAATTTTTACAACAATATTTGCCGGATGCAGTTATAAACCTTGCAGCAATTACAAACGTTGACGGCTGTGAAGATAGTGTTGAGCTTGCCCGGATAGTAAACGGAGAAGCGCCCGGTTTTATCGCAGAAGCCTGTGAAAAATATCATGTGAAACTTGTTCATTTAAGCACCGATTACGTATTTAACGGTAAGAAAGGCGCTCCTTACACTGAAGAAGACACCCCTGATCCACAATCCGTATACGGTATGACAAAACTCGCAGGTGAGAGAAACGTGATGGAGAAAAATCCGTCATCCCTCATAATAAGGGCTCAATGGCTGTACGGGGACGGCGGAGAAAACTTTATAACGAAAATCACAAAAATAGCAGATGAAAAGGGTATGGTTGAAGTGGTTGATGATCAAAGGGGCATGCCTACATACGCAAAAGACCTGGCGCTTCCGTTAAAAACCCTCATTGAAAATAATAATTCAGGGATTTACCATATTGCAAACAGGGGCTCATGCACCTGGTTTGAGTTTGCCAGGGAAATTTTTTCACAGCTTCATATGGAAATAGAGGTCAAACCGATTACATCTGCCCGGCTTAACAGAAGGGCAAGAAGGCCCGTCTATTCAGTTTACGATTGTTCCAAATTTCAAAGAGACACAGGTATTGTCATGAGAAGCTGGCAGGAAGCCCTCAAAGAGTACCTGAGCTAA